In Helianthus annuus cultivar XRQ/B chromosome 8, HanXRQr2.0-SUNRISE, whole genome shotgun sequence, a single genomic region encodes these proteins:
- the LOC118481053 gene encoding uncharacterized protein LOC118481053, giving the protein MGLQRESEQMLERGRKSVGFGRWVLGARSASLKQIHNQDLASHQIQQRPRSRSRPILVVLSKAAKGLKTSTSNLNEIQSPVNPVVNASPTKSKLLGFTFGSLTRNLASCYALMVIQKLKVLLNCECISNPFIF; this is encoded by the exons ATGGGTTTGCAAAGAGAGAGCGAGCAAATGTTAGAAAGAGGGAGAAAATCGGTGGGTTTTGGCCGCTGGGTTTTGGGTGCTAGATCTGCAAGTTTAAAGCAGATACACAACCAAGATCTAGCATCTCACCAGATCCAACAACGGCCGAG ATCTAGGTCACGCCCAATTTTGGTGGTTTTATCAAAAGCTGCCAAAGGCTTGAAGACTTCGACATCTAATCTGAATGAGATTCAGTCTCCTGTTAACCCCGTTGTAAATGCCTCTCCCACAAAATCGAAGCTTTTAGGGTTCAC TTTTGGTAGTCTGACGAGGAATTTAGCATCTTGTTACGCGTTGATGGTGATTCAGAAGCTTAAAGTTTTACTTAACTGTGAATGCATCAGCAATCCCTTCATATTTTAA